TGGCGCTTGAACGCCTGGATGACCTTGGCGCGGAAGGGCGACGGCACGTGGTGAGCCACGAACGACTCCACCCCGAGCTGCTTGATGCTCACCTGTTTCGACTTGGCCAGCGTATGCCGCGGATACACCACGAACGCCAGCTCGTCGCGGTACACCACGATGCTGCGCAGCAGCGGATCCTCGGGATTGAACGAGAGCACCCCCAACTCGACGTTGTGCTCCAGAATCTCCTGTGGGATGCGGCTGGCCAGCGAGCGCTCGACCGTGGTCTTCACCAGGGGGTACAGTCGCCGGAACTCGGCCAGCACCGGCAGCAGGTACAGGCAGGTGTACTCGTTGGCGGCGATGTTCAACTTGCCCTTGCGCATCTCGCGCATTTCAACTAGCGCCGCGGCCGCCTCGCCGCGCAGGTTCAGCAGCTTCTGCGCGTACTCGTGCAGCACGCGCCCGGCGTCGGTGAGATGCCCGTTACGCGAAGAGCGGTCAAGCAGCGGCTCGCCCAGCTCGTCCTCCAGCTTGCGGATCGCCTGGCTCACCGCGGGCTGCGTGCGGTAAAGCTTTTCCGCGGCGCGCGAAAAGCTGCCTTCGCGCGCCACCGTGACGAACACTTCCAGTTGAAAAAGGTCCATCGGAGCCCTCATTCGCCGATCTTTGCCGGCTAACGACTCGCGATTATGCCATCAAAAAACCTAATGATAACGAAAAGAATTATAACTTGGAGTTTCGACCTTCCCCGGACGTAGGATTCCGGATAGCGTCCAAAACGCGGCTGGCTGGCTCGCATCTGCCTGGGCCCTCCCGCACATATAGGCGTGATGTACGTTATAGGAGGCGCAGTGAGCGCAAGCCACATTGCCATCTTCGATACTACGCTGCGCGACGGCGAACAGTCGCCGGGTTGCAGCATGAACCTGGAAGAAAAGGTTCTGCTAGCCGGTCATCTTGACCGGCTCGGGGTCGACGTCATCGAGGCCGGGTTTCCCATTGCCTCAGAGGGCGATTTCCGCGCGGTGCAGGCGGTTGCGGCGCGCATCTGCCGCCCGGCCATCGCCGCCCTCGCCCGCTGCACGCGAAAGGACATTGACCGCGCTTGGGATGCGCTTCGCAATGGCGAGCGCCCCCGCATCCACGTCTTCCTCGCCACCTCCGATATCCACCTGCAGTACAAGCTGAAGATCGCTCGCCATGATGCGCTGGTCCAGTCACGCGAGGCTGTGCGTTATGCCCGCACCTTGTGTGATGACGTCGAATTTTCTCCCGAGGATGCCACTCGCTCCGACCCGGAGTTCCTGTGTTCCGTATTGGAGGGCGTGATCGAGGCCGGCGCGACCACACTCAACGTCCCGGACACGGTCGGCTACACCATCCCTTCTGAGTTCACGCGGCTGATCACCACGATTCGTGAACGCGTGCGCGGGATCGAGAAGGTCACCATCTCGGTACACTGCCACAACGATCTCGGGCTCGCGGTCGCCAACAGCCTCGCCGCCATCGAGGCGGGCGCGCGCCAAGTGGAGTGCACGGTCAATGGTATCGGCGAGCGCGCCGGCAACGCCGCCTTGGAGGAGATCGTCATGGCGCTGCGAGTCCGCGCCGATCGCATGCCCTATACCACCGGCATTCACACCGAGCACCTCTGCCCTGCCAGCCAGGCGCTCTCCGGGATTCTCGGCTTTCCGGTGCAACCCAACAAGGCGATCGTCGGCTGCAACGCCTTCGCGCACGAAGCCGGCATCCACCAGCATGGCGTGCTCAGCAATCCACTCTGCTACGAGATCATGACGCCCGAATCGGTCGGCCTGCCGTCGAACCGCATCGTGCTCGGCAAGCACTCCGGACGGCATGCGCTCGCCCGCCGATACCAAGAGCTCGGCCATCCGCTCGCTGGCGCAGAACTCGACTCGGTGTACCAGCGCTTCACCGAGCTCGCCGACCGCAAGAAGAATATCTACGATCGCGATCTGATTTCGCTGCTCCCTCACCGCGGCGTCCGTCCCTCGCCGCCGATCGCGGGCGCTGCGCAGGCCTTCGGGGACTGATGAGGACCAAGCTGAACCTTGCTGTTCTGCCTGGCGACGGCATCGGCGTCGAGGTCACGCGCGAGGCGGTGCGCGTGCTGCGCACCATCGCCGATGCTCACGGCTACGATTTTCAATTTCGCACCGAGCTGGTTGGCGGTGCGGCAATTCGCGAAGCCGGTTATCCCCTCCCCCAGGTGACCCTCGACGCGTGCCTGAGCAGCGATGCCGTGCTGCTCGGCGCCGTCGGCGGCCCGGAGTTCGATGCCCTACCTCCGGATCGCAGGCCGGAGTCCGGCCTGCTGGCGCTGCGCCGCGAACTGGGCGCGTTTGCCAACCTGCGCCCCGCTTCCTCGCATCGCGCCATTGAGGATTGTTCGCCGCTGCGCCCCGAAGTGGTGCGCGGCGCCGATATTCTGGTGGTGCGCGAACTCCTGGGCGGGCTTTACTTCGGAGAACCGCGCGGCTTCGCCGCCGAGGGTACCGCCGCCTTCAACACCATGCGCTACTCCACCGACGAGATCGAGCGGATCGCGCGCATTGCTTTCGAGCAGGCGCGTGCTCGTCGGAGGAAGGTCACTTCGGTGGACAAGGCCAACGTGCTGGAGACCTCACAACTCTGGCGCAAGGTGGTCACCGGCGTGG
This genomic stretch from Terriglobia bacterium harbors:
- a CDS encoding LysR family transcriptional regulator, with amino-acid sequence MDLFQLEVFVTVAREGSFSRAAEKLYRTQPAVSQAIRKLEDELGEPLLDRSSRNGHLTDAGRVLHEYAQKLLNLRGEAAAALVEMREMRKGKLNIAANEYTCLYLLPVLAEFRRLYPLVKTTVERSLASRIPQEILEHNVELGVLSFNPEDPLLRSIVVYRDELAFVVYPRHTLAKSKQVSIKQLGVESFVAHHVPSPFRAKVIQAFKRHKTPLNMDAELPTIEAIKKFVKMENGVALVPSLCLEEELARGDLVRVSVADLRLERRLRLVYRRNANLSHAARAFLKVAEGMVSSDSGRYLFQVER
- the leuB gene encoding 3-isopropylmalate dehydrogenase, translated to MRTKLNLAVLPGDGIGVEVTREAVRVLRTIADAHGYDFQFRTELVGGAAIREAGYPLPQVTLDACLSSDAVLLGAVGGPEFDALPPDRRPESGLLALRRELGAFANLRPASSHRAIEDCSPLRPEVVRGADILVVRELLGGLYFGEPRGFAAEGTAAFNTMRYSTDEIERIARIAFEQARARRRKVTSVDKANVLETSQLWRKVVTGVAREFPGVALDHMYVDACAMHLASSPSRFDVILTENLFGDIVSDESAVISGSLGMLASASIGGRVGLFEPVHGSAPDIAGRGIANPLGAIATAALLLRYAADMEPEARDVEEAIGEVLNRGFRTSDLVRDQRTPTATTEEMGAAVAEALTGICERRHAFHAV
- a CDS encoding 2-isopropylmalate synthase, whose product is MYVIGGAVSASHIAIFDTTLRDGEQSPGCSMNLEEKVLLAGHLDRLGVDVIEAGFPIASEGDFRAVQAVAARICRPAIAALARCTRKDIDRAWDALRNGERPRIHVFLATSDIHLQYKLKIARHDALVQSREAVRYARTLCDDVEFSPEDATRSDPEFLCSVLEGVIEAGATTLNVPDTVGYTIPSEFTRLITTIRERVRGIEKVTISVHCHNDLGLAVANSLAAIEAGARQVECTVNGIGERAGNAALEEIVMALRVRADRMPYTTGIHTEHLCPASQALSGILGFPVQPNKAIVGCNAFAHEAGIHQHGVLSNPLCYEIMTPESVGLPSNRIVLGKHSGRHALARRYQELGHPLAGAELDSVYQRFTELADRKKNIYDRDLISLLPHRGVRPSPPIAGAAQAFGD